The Pelodiscus sinensis isolate JC-2024 chromosome 25, ASM4963464v1, whole genome shotgun sequence region ttctattggtggtgcacatccacacaagccttggcgcacataacatttattccgcacactggtggaaaaaaatctgcatgtggatggaaaaaaaattagagggaacattggtggggcCTTGCCATAGCCAGACACTTTCTGCTGCAATGTCGCAGCTACAAGGTGGACATGGAGGCCCCGATCCTGCAAACACAGCTACGTGCTGAAATCTGTGCCCTGTAGAGTCACATTGGCTTCAATAGGGCAGCTGCTCAAGGCATGGCAGTAAAGCACATGCTTGAGTCTTTGCTGGAATGGGGCTCCGTGTTCCTTTATTCCAGTCAGCTGAaaccctgctgccctgccttgTACTTTTGAAGCCGTATCTCCCTCCTCCcgggaaaaaaatgaaagattttaaagaacaacaaacctgggaggttccaaagggaaAAAGAAAGGGTTGGGTCAAAATGCAGGCCGGTGGCAGCCGCCGCTCACAGGCCAGCTCTGCTCTTCaggcttttaaaaacaaagtggTGAGGGAAGAGCTAGGCTGTGCGCCGAGCGGTGCGGCCTGACCCACACAGCGACATTAGCGAAAGGGCTCGTGGGAACAAgcagctgagtgcttgggcggccccTCAGGAGCAAGTCAAATACctccctgctgattagcagagcactcacagccagcagcatgtgcttCTACTGGCAGTGCACAGCCGCGCATGCCTCAGTGCGCATGACAAAACtgattccacacatgaatggaaaggTTAGAGGGAGCATCGCTGGGTAGGGTGACTCAGGGTTGCATGCTGGGACGCCTGCAAATAAACCCAGTGACACAATCCCGGTTGGCGGGAGGCCCGGCAGGAGTGCCCCACGGAGCAGTGACAAAAGAGGGGGTTTTAACCAGCCTGGTTTACTGCTTTGCCTTGGTTAGAGCAGGTTCATTCGGGGCCTCCCCTGGCTTTGCATTCTAACAACTGctttcccttcctgccccacacacacCGGCCCTTGCAGGACACTGCTCCCGTTTCGCTAGCCTCCGGCAGAGAGACACTCACAGTTCCTCTTTTGCTTTCCAAGTTACTCTGACTGATCCAGAGTCACCTCACATGGCAGGCGAACCCCTCAGTCGTGATCTGCCCGGCAGCCGTCACCAAGGGAAACCACGACACGCAGGTGTCCACGCTCATACTGTGCAAGGCcctgggggctagtggttagagcagggggctgaggtaTATTCCTGGCTTTGTCTCGGAGTCATGATGAGCTGCGCACCCTAGTGCAAGTCCCTCCCTGTGACTGTAAAATGGAGCCCAACGACCATCACCCCCCcctgcaggggcagcccgtccatataggcaaactaggcggtcgcctagggcgccaagttaaatagggcgccaaatggtggcgcaatatgattgaggggtttggagagggggcaccgattgcatggttcgcccaGGGCGCCAGTTTCCAGTCtagggccacccttacccccttGGGACCCACAGAGGAAGCAGCTTTCAATGCTGCCAGTGAGCCGGCAGGGACTGGGACAAAGCAGGGCCCATGGGAGAAGCCAGACACGACGCACTGTGTGCTGCCCCAAGAGCCAAGGCCGTAAGACACTAATCGGCATAGGAGCCAGGCCAGGTGCGTGGTACCGCACCTAGCACAGGGAGGCTGGTCTACGAGGGCTTTAGGAGCTGTGCTCGTATTAATAACAGTGACCTCGGCCAAGCCCTGAGCAGCACTGCCTGCCCCGAATCTCAGGGCTGACACAAGAACCGGCTGGCAGTGTGACTATTTGTGGCCAGGCGCAGCAGGGCCAACACAAGCCCAGGCACCTCCTAACTCCGTTTGTCCCTGAGAATAGCCTGATCCCTGCCCGGGTAGCCCCATGCCACCTCGCACTCAGGTGCCTCCAACGGTGGCACATGTCCCATCTCCGGGCATGCGGTAACCTAGCAGCCTGTGCCTGAAAGCGCCTCTTTGTCTGGAGCCTTCAGTGGCTGGCTCCCTGTTTGCCCCCCAGGCTGACTCAGAGCCCACCTGTGCATGGCCTGCCGGGGTAagtgaaccaacccagcagccagaacagaggatggagctggcaggagctgggaggaAGCGTCCCctgccagggggctgggctgagctttGAGAGCGGCATGGTCAGCGAGGTGAATCCCTCTCCAGGGCTGGGAATGATCCTGGCTCAGGAAGAGGGGCCTGACCCACGACCCCCCCCATGCGTCccagactccctgctgcagggccccTCGTAGGCCACAGACGACTCAGCTGGCgcagagcctggctgggaaaTCCCCACGCTGGTGCTCACTGCTTTCGCTGAATGCCGAGCGCATGCCCTGCCTGCCGCGTGACACAGCAGGAAAGGAAACGCTGGCTTCTCTCAGCCTCGCCTGGCCTGGGCCCCCGCCGCTGCTGGAACGCAAAGCGCTCGGTGTGACGCCCTCGCCGCGCTCACGCTGGCAGAGGTGGGAGGCCTGGGCGCCCGGCACTCTCCCTCGCTGCCCAGAACTGCCAGGCTTTTGTTTCCTGTTTCTTTGAAACAGCTGCAGCTCcgctggctgggctggaggaggggggatgggaaggctGAGCTTTACAGGATGGAGCCAGAGAAAACCTGCAGCAAACCGGAACTGAGAGCCAGCCCGAGACGTGCCTGCTATGCTGCTGGGATGTAAGCGTGTCTAAGTGACAAGAACCCCAGGGTACAGCCAAAGCCCTCCCCATGTTGGCccgaacataagaacagccagactgggtcagaccaaaggtccacctagacctgtatcctgtctgccaacagaggccaatgccaggtgcccagagagcatgaacagaacagggactcaccGAGTGATCCCTCCtgtgtcacccatttccagcccctaacAAAccactagggacaccattcctacccatcctggctaatagattcaagGAAGATAGGTCTCTTGATGCTTATctactcttttttgaaccctttaaaagtcccggtcttcacaacatcctctggcaaggagttccgcaggttgactgtgcgcagtGTGTAGAaaatttcctttggtttgttttaaacctgctgcttattcccataacacaagaactaggggccaccaaatgaagttaatgagtaaatcacttttccttattcactttctccacacctgtcacgattttatagacctgcaGTTATTCTAGGCAAGAAACCCGTCTCCAAGCGCTGCAGCCTCAAACCGGGGCTGAATGGGCCCTCAGGTCCTTGGTCGCTGTCATTCACCTTGCCTGGGTCCAGTGGTGGAAGCTGGAGACTGCCAGGCCCAAGCATGTTGAGGGCCCTGCACTAGTGCTTACCCCATGGCTCCCATGGGGCAGCTGCAGCTTGTTTGAAACCTGGATACCATGTCTCCCAGGCCCAGGTGCTTGTCcggcccagcagcagccaggatgctgcctcagagggaggggcagggcgccTGGTTCTCTGTCTCAGTCcgggcacagctggggctgcctcctcCCTTTGGCTCTTGCCCCCCCGTTTTGTGCCAGCGtctctgtgtgcagcccgggcGGGAGTTTggcaagctgggctgctggcagccAGCCATGGTCGGAGCAGGAACAGCTGTTCGGCTGTGACCTTTACAGCAGCACCCAATGTCCCGGAGCGAAGGCAGCCCTTTCATGCCCTGGTCACATTGTCTTTCAGTCCTCTTTTCGAGGTCATTGGCCAAGCGTCAGCTGCTTGGGAAATGTGTGAAGAatagggacggggggggggggggagggggggggggggaggcagggagagggggagggtcgCTGGTGCCACAACGTCCCAAACCCTGGGACTGTCCTTATAcaattgggacatctggtcaccttaGTCCCTCCCTCTGCGCAGGGAGGTTGCTCTCAGTGCCCGTAGTACGGGTTCTGTGTCCGTCCCGCCCAGCGGAGTTCCGCGCCTGGTGTCCTggcagcctcctttggcaagcaACGGCAAAGGGAGTGCATGCTGTGGCcggtgctgggggcagcctggggcgcagggcagggatgaggggtACTTGATGATGTGGCTGGAGCACAGTCTCTTAGAAGTTTTCTACCCTGTTTGGTGGCTGCCGGTGTCAGGGTGTGGCCAGGACGTGCAGGAGGACGAGGGTTTGGCGGGGGTTTGGCGGTTGCAGCCTGTGTCCGCACACCTCCCCCCGGGCTTGGCTCTCggggacaggggcaggagggcggaGTGCATGAGCCCAGAAGCAGGAGGAGCCGGCGTCTGGCTGCAGCCCTCACCCCTGAGCGCGCTGGGAGCCTGCGCGTTGCGGGAAGGAGGCGAGCTTGAAGGTGTCCCGCTGCTGGGAGGTGCTGCTCTCTCGGCGCCGcatcaaaggcagcagcggggctgCGGACCTGGTGCCATTGCCCAAGTTGCAGGGCATGAAGCAGGTAGGGCCGCGGCAGGCGATCTGTCACTCCTGGTGCAGCTGCCGTGCCAGCaccacccctgccctgggctaggCCGATTTATGACTTTTTGCTGCACCCTGATAACTACCGGGAAAGGGCTGGGTAGCAGGAAGCAGCCTGAGGAGAAACCACCCAGTGATAAAACGGATGGACTCAGAGcactgcaaggccagggcctGCATCTCGTCACTGTGCTgtgccagggctgggccgggTCACCGCTGGGATGGGAGGCCAGCGAGGCCTGgtgcctgcctggccccaggctgttgTGCTTCTCCCCTTGGGGGAATGTGGGGTCCAGCAGGGTCCCTTGGATCCGCCccgtgcttgtggggagccagcgcTTTGCTACGGGCACTAGCCATTCACAGGAGTcaggctcctgcctgctctgccccttgggcttctctcccagctccttggctacgtctagactggcatgattttccgcaaatgcttttaatggaaaagtttttccattaaaagcatttgcggaaaagtacgtctagattggcacggacgcttttccgcaaaagtgctttttgcagaaaagcgtccgtgccaatctagacgcggttttgcacaaggaagcccccatcgccattttcgccatcggggcttttttgcgcaaaacagttttcagctgtctgcactggccctcttgcgcaaaaacatttccggaaaagggcttttgcccgaacgggaacgtcaaagcatttgcgcaaagaAGCACAGATGTCGGACAGtggaacgtcagtgcttttgcgcaaaatcaagcggccagtgtagacagctggcaagtttttgcacaaaagcgagtgcttttgcagaaaaacttgccagtctagacgcagcccttgggGTTTCGCTTCTTTTTCCCCACAGCACCAGATGCCTGGGAGCCGCCCCGTGGGCCGGGCAGACAAGGCTCTGAGGCCAGAACTCATTGGAATGGAGCCCAAGGCCTTCCAAGGGTTCCAGGTTCATAGAGCCGGCACGGTAAGGCTAAGGGGGAAGTTATGTGGGCAGGGCTCCTGTAGCAAATTCAGGCATCAGAGCCATTCAAAACCAATAAAGCAGGGTCCCACCAGCCGCCCTGCAGGGCTCCCGAGGGGCAGGTGTCtactccctgctgcagcctggctgaggggcctGCCTGTGGGGCTGAGCCTGCCCTTCGCGTTGGCCCAGGCCGCTTGGCTCTCTGGGAGGGAGGCCAGGGCAGCCCCAGGTGCCTGGCAGGACAGATGAGCCTGGGTCTGCTTGCCTCCTGCCAGGCAGTCGGGAACTGGGGCCAGTGCTGACCTCTGAGCAGGGCTCAGCCCGGCACGTCTCTGGCTCTCTCCCACCTGCAATCCCGATTCACCCTGGCCTAGTTGTTCCCAGACACGGCTTCTTGACTCCCCTTCTTCGTGGCTGGTTTGGCTTCCCGGCAGCTGGTGGGCAAGACACATCCTGCCCTGCTGTGAATCAGCCCAGCCTGCCGGAGCCAGCTGCCAGCAAGCCATAGCTTTGGTGCCCCAGGCCTTGGTGAAAAGGCAAGACAAGTCGGGCAGgcggggcacagagccagccccaggggtgttatgccctccccccccccagaccccagGCAAACTAAAGGACCTAGGATCCTGCAGTGAGAGTGCActcggggcaggggtggggcccacAGGAGCCTCATTGGAAAGGAACTGGGGTGTCGTCAAGCCTGGGGGGCTGTTTCCAAATGACCTGGGGGAAGGCGGGCACCATCCGCAGGCTCTGCCAGCTGGCAGGGCCGGCTTTGCCAGCCTTTCAGGGAACGCGGTGCCCACAGCTTGAGGGCCACGCGTGTGGGGCCCCAGGTGCCAGTCCCAGACCTTTGACATGGCCACAGGGTGTTAGTATAAGGGCTCTCGGCACCcttccccgccctgctcccctgccccagttcaGGTGGCACTGAGACAAGCTGCACCTGGGAGAGCAGTCCCCTGAGGCAGCCGAGGCGGCTCAGCTGGGAGCTGTGTGGAACGGGCCCGGGAGCCACACGAAGCTGCCGGCCTCCTCCTGTttaccagccctgccccttgtggAGACTGTGGGCTCCCCGCATGCGTCGCTCCATCGGGGCATGGCTGGCCCAGCCCGCCGCAGCACGCCCGGGAGGAGCGAGAGCAGCGGTCGGCTGAAGGAGACGGGCGAAGGGCTGGATGGCGAGTCAGGCATACGGTGGCACTGGTGGCCCAGCCTCGAACAGGGCCCACGAGCTGTGCAGCCGGGCTGCGTGCGCTAGGCTGTCGGCGTGCTCCCTGTCCACTCCCCGCCAGCCCTAAGCACCCGGAGGGAGGCAGAAAACGGGCACGGCTGAGCTGAGGCTGCGCTGGATGCAAACCCAGTCACTTcaccctgctgccactgcctCCCCCGCTTCGCGACCAGGGTCCCGTGAGAGAGAGAACCTGTCTGGGCAGGAGACTGATCCTTCCCCTCAGCTCTAGCCCAAgcatgctgggaggagagggcagtgggATCCGCACAAGGCACTGGCCCCTGTCCaggctccccttccccagcctggtgTGGCCCCCGAGCAGCGACAGCCCCCGAGCTCCCAGGATGAGCGTCTGCTGGTGGAACAGACCCGGCCGCGGGTCTGGCTTCctgcgctgctcctgccccttgcaCACGGGGTCTTGCTGCTGCTCAGTCACGCTGGGCTCTTCCTCTCGGCCCCTCTTATggccccaggcctgggcaaagGCCGTTTCCTCTTTCCCCACGCACGTGTGGCGCCCAGCACCATGCTGAGGGCGTGGGCCTAGTCCCAGACCATCAGCACTTTGCGGAAGGGCACGAACACTCCACGGCCGGGTTGGCTGCAGCGATAAAAACCACAGAGACGCGGCGCATgaagctgctgctggggctgaggggagcgcgGCTCCCAGCCATAATGCTTAGTGCGTGGCCCCCCTCAGGACTGCCTCAGCCTCtagctggggggctccaggccacgGAAGGCAGCAGAGACCTCGGCACgctctccttccccacctggGACGTCTGCAGCGGGACCAGGCACCGTGCCTCAGGGCTGCTCTCCAGCgccgccctccccttccccagctgctgctcacaCCCGCGTTCCCTCAGCAGGGTTGGGGCACGGGGCTGCACGCTGTTTCTGTCGTTCCCAAGgaaggcctcccctcccccacctgtggCTCCCCTCCCCTTCGCTGTGAGCGTCTCCTCTGGGTGCTGCCAGCCCCACGAGCGACCCAGCGACTGCACCCCACAcggcccaggagaagaaggaccCACCAGGGGAAGCAGCAGTGTCCCACCAGGGCGCCATCGGGTGCCCCCTGCTCCGGGGCTTCCAGCTCCACTCCCACAGAGAACTCGTTCTGCTCGGGGAAGACCCCCAGGTACCGGATGGTGCCCACGCCGatcccccctgcctgcagcaggaccTTAGCCCTTTGCCCGAGGCGCAGGTCCTGTGGCCAACGTGGCACGGACGCCCGGGTGCCAGGGTGCCACTGGGCCTGGCGCAGCCGGGTGCTGCACGAGAACACAAAGGACAGttagttggggggtgggggggcggcagcCGCTACAGCGTGTCCCCACTAGGCTCAGCCATGAAGGGGGTCACTGGAGTGGGGAGGCCCTCCCCCCTCGCACCAGGTCCTTTCCTGGGGGCTGTCGGAGCTGTAGCCTTTGAGGTTggggggggcaccaggggagctgggggTTCCTGCAcggctgctgggagcagggccggggggtgcCAGCGTGCTGTGCCTGCCACCTGCTGGCAGTTCCCCGTAGCACCCAGCACCTCCTGAGCACCTGCCTCAGCTCACTGcaacctcctcctctcccagtgcggcagcctgtccctcccccaccccccccaccccatacccACGCACCCTGGGGCCACAGCCTGTCCTTCCTCCACCCACCCaaggtctctctcctcctcccacccagggCAAGGACCTGCAGCCCCTTTGGGAGCAAGGGCCTGTGCCCCGTCCTCACACCAGCCCCACAGACGGGggcctcccccacacccatggCCCAGGGTCtggtgcagcccctcccagctctccATTACACCTTGTGCTCAGGCTCTGGACGCTGCCTGGGGGGCACAGCGAGCCCACGTGAGGGGCAGGGGCACCGTCCCATGGAACAGGGATCCGGGGGCACATGCGGCAGAGAGACCGGGGGAGGGACTTCCTTTCAAAGGGGGCTCAGCAATGAACGGGCcactgctgtggggagcagatcgcaggaggctgggccctgcaaCGTCCAGGTTCCGAccatgctgggggagctgggcccagctcaGCAGCTGAGGCCGGGGAGTGCGGCTGCTGGCAGGAGCCCTAGCAGATGGGCCCCCGCCAGAGCAGCTTGAACCCAGAGACACGAGCCGGGGATGCACCTGCGGCCAACCTCCCTGGGTGCTGAGCTGGGCCTGGGGTCGAAGCTGGCGGGGGCTGACGATACGGAGGCGCGGCCGGAGCAGCTGGAGGCGGGAGGGCTCCGAAGAAGGCAGTGTGGGCGCGTGGGCGGCTGGCCAGGGTGCATCTGCTCACCTGTGAGACAGCAGATGGGAGGGTGAGTGGGTGCCGGGGGCCTTCAGGCACTGGACTCCATGGGGcgggcctggcaccccccagcGATGCAccccgctgcccagccccctgcagcctcATGCACGCTGGTCACCTCCCACTCTGCACAGACTGGGAGCAGCCCGGAGCCACACTCAGCAGCTGGACCAGCCCCTGCTGTTGCCCCTACATCTGCCAGCCAGGCAGCGCTCAGAGCCTGGtgattctgcaccactgctgagGCTGTGGGGGCTCTTCCCTACCCCCCAATTGCTGGGGGTCCTTCCCCCATGGCCCCTGCTCCCACTGCACACCATTCCCCGCAcctcctgccaccccagccccccagagcTTGCCCCACCTGATGGGCTCTGGCGGTCCCAGCTGCTGTCTCCCATGCACCACCcatcacttccagccctgctgggagccTCGGCATTGCTCTGCATCTCCAGGCTGTCTTTGGCCTCCGGCTTccggctccggccccactcctggaactgggaaggggagagcaggtgagagaagcccccagcccccacagcccGGCATGTTGGGGAGGCCGTAGTGTGGCCAGGGCATTTGTCTGACGCCTACCCAGTCACGGagtgcctgctgctccctcagcagctCCAGGTACCTGCTGCTCCACAGTAACTTCTCTGCACGCAGCTCAGTGCTGACGTACTTCACCTccgcctccagccccacaagTCTGTCCAGGACCACAGGGTTGGCATGATGCAGCTCCCCAGGGCCTAGGAGACAGCAAAACACCCCTCCTGGCGCAACTGCCGCAGCCTCCCATTAGTGGGGGACCCAGCCTCATGCTGCTGAACGCTTACTCGCCACGTGGGAAGGGCACTACTAAGTCCATGGtgtattttggtcaatttcacagtcccgggatttttaaaatggtgcaTTTCACGATTTTGgcaatttaaatctgaaattttacaGTGTTGCAGTGgtagggatcctgacccaaaaaggagttgtatggGGGAGACGgtactgccacccttacttctgtgctgctgcctgcagagctgagccCTTGGTCAGCAGCCGCCAccctctggccacccagctctggagcagcagcacagaagtaagggtgatgTGGGTATGGTGTTACCACCCTTAATTCTCACTGCTGGAGGcagggcgctgccttcagagctgggcacccggcCCACATTACAAGCActgctctccagttgcccagctctgaaggcagcagggagctaagggtgaccctcctaaaataatctCGTGATCCCTCTGCAACTCCCTTCCGGTTCAGGACCCCTGACTTGAGACACGCTGGCCTCCCCCGTGAAATCTATACAGAAGAGAGTAAAAGAACACAGAATGCCGGATTTCACGGGGGCAGGGGGGGATAGCAAGTGTCATGGTCTGTGACACACTTTTTGCacggctgtgaatttggtaaggccctgCACGTGGCCTGGCCCACTGATCACTGTGGCTGCGGGGATGAGCGGACCACTTGCCCGGTGGCTACAGGCTCTACATCTACTGAGTCTGCAGTGCCCTGGGAGAGCACAGTGACCAGAAAACCTGACTCCCTGCACCAGCTCGGCCCCTGCATCCCAGCCCGGCACCCCCAGTGTTGCTGCCTGGTGGGGAAAGCCTAGGGCACCTGCACCACACCCCAGAGGCTGCAGGACACcacggagcagggcagggctctgCGGCCTCCCAAAATACTGacctgcccctgcctgctgcagctcaggaTCCGGCGTGTGAGTGCCACCCTCCTCGCAAGCTTCGCTGCAGCTCTCCAGCCAGGATCCCAGGGCTGCGCTGACCTGCAAGCCAAAGGGACCAGACAGGGTCACTGGGGCACCACATGCAGCCCCATAAACAGAGCTCAGCCCAATCCAActcactcccctcagccaggAGAAACCCATCCAGGACCTGGCCACCGGGCAGCACAAGAGGAACCCAGCCGAGGTCATCTCTGCATcaggcagggagggcaggtgTGGTGTCCCATGGGCTGCAAGCTCACTGCTTTGGCTTAATGCTTTGGCTTCTCACCCTCCCAGCATGAGTCAGACCCACAAACCTAAAGCCCTTCCCAGAGGCACAGCGAGGGGGTAGTGAACTGCTCCCGGATCAGAGCTGACTGAGATGCTCCTGCTGCCAAAGCCACAGAAGGAAGGAGGggatggagcagctgcaggcaggCCGGGAGCAGGAACCAGTGGGAAAACTAACCAGAAATTCAGCTCAGCAAcaacacagcctcccccccccccccgccccaacacACAGACACTGGGTGCTATGACCCACCAGCACAGAGCTGTACTGGGTGGGGACACACACACCATGGTTGTACTGGACATACACACAGGGACAGGGCTGTACTAGGTGGTgggtgcgcacacacacatatgaGCACAAGGCACAGGGCTGTActcagcacacacacccccacacacaaacaggcACCAGGCTGTACTGGGCACACACGCGCACAAAAGGCACAGGGCTGTATTgggtgcgcgcgcgcacacacacacacacacaggtatcAGGCTGTACTGGGCACACACACATTGGGTGCAGTTGTGATGCTGGCTGTGTGATATACGAGACGCAGGTGGAACATTCTGGGCCTCATAGAGAGGCCTCAGCAGTACGGGCAGGGCTCTGGTATAATGTGTGCAAATAGGCTGGGTCTAATTAATGCCCttgctctctggctgtgtctacactggcatgaatttccggaaatgcttaaaacggaatattattccgttttcagtttttccggaaaaggagcgtctacattggcaggctgcttttccggaaaagccctttttccggaaaagcatctgtggccaatgtagacgcgcttttccggaaaagactactgggctgtctacactggcccttttccagaacagtgttccggaataaggacttatgcccaagcgggagcagaatagtttttccggaatagtggctgattttgtacagtagagcatcgttgcttttccggaaattcaagggccagtgtagacagctcgcagcttattccggaaaagcggctgattttccggaataagtggcccagtgtagacacagcctctgtggtTCTCCTAGACTCCTTTCGGGGGAGATGGGGAAGCTAGCCAAACTGACTGAGTTTTATAGGAGAACGTCCTCCACCAGAGCTGCACTGTCTCCAGGTCTCTGGATCTCCGGCTCTGTTGGCTCTGGAGccaaagggagaggggggagcaccAGCTGAGTggagacattgaacagaactccAGGGCTTTGCGGAGTGCCCCTGGTCCCAGGAGATTTGCGCCTACGCGCTCAGCCTGAGAGCTGAGGAGAGCACTACAGCCAAGGGGGCCGACACCGGAGGCAAGGGACGGAGCCAGTATTGGCAAGGGACGTTTACCTCACGCAGGAGATGGAACGTGAGCTCCCAGAAAACCGTGTGGCAGAACAACGCGTGCtagagaggaagaggagagacGGGTGAGACGAGCCGCAGCAGGAGAATGTGAGTGCCCCGGCCAGGACagagggcaggcagccctgcgCCACTCTGTCTGTCGGAGCCTTTCGCAGTGTGCCTTCGGCCACGCTGTCTGCGCTAGGCTGTATCCCGCCAGTCATGCTGGCCTGGGCACCTGGCTTTCAGGGGCCATGGGGATCAATGCAGCTGGGCATTGTTAGCAGGGTGAGGAATCAACTCTATGAGGGGGGTGCGGAATAAATTCTGTTGGGAAAAGCAGAACGCATGGGGGATTTCTCAGCTGCACTGCCATGAGGAGAATAacatccagccctgccctgctatCATGGGCCATTGGGGAAGGCTCCATTGGGGAAGGCAAGAccaagccttgccccttctgcccaaagctactccccttccccaaaggcaCATGGCTTCTCTTCAGACCAGGCCCCTTCGacaacctctccccaccccagccaagccCAGTCCTCAAGCCCAGCCCTCAagcccaatccttcctggccacctggagggctgAGGCTGcagtcccagcccttccccacccccagcctctggaCAGCATAagcaattttgggaaggcaatgcctgccCTTGCCTATATTACCCGCCACCCATGCCACCCGCAGTGCTGCCCTGCCACCTTTGGCCAGCACAGATGCAGCATGAGCAGCACTTAGCAGCAGAGGCATAGCATTCCAGGCCTCAGAGCTGAGCGCCCACATTCACTCACTGCCAGCTGTCcctgccttctcccccaggctctgagcagcGCCGGGGCCCTGCCTCGCCGAAGGGAGGCATGACCCTCCACAGCCGGAGTCTTTTCCCACTGCCCCTATCTTGCTTCCGGAGACAGTGGGTGGGGTCATTGCAGGGggcacacaccccaccccatggCAGGAAGACTGGCCTACATTTGGCCTGGGTGAGGGAGAGTTTTACATTGACTTGGGACCTTCGCATGAGCAATAGGCGGGGAACCAAAAAGAGTGAGCAAGTGGGAAAGGAGAGTCAGCCCTTCGAA contains the following coding sequences:
- the LOC112547616 gene encoding uncharacterized protein LOC112547616, whose translation is MGFSWLRGVSWIGLSSVYGAACGAPVTLSGPFGLQVSAALGSWLESCSEACEEGGTHTPDPELQQAGAGPGELHHANPVVLDRLVGLEAEVKYVSTELRAEKLLWSSRYLELLREQQALRDWFQEWGRSRKPEAKDSLEMQSNAEAPSRAGSDGWCMGDSSWDRQSPSGEQMHPGQPPTRPHCLLRSPPASSCSGRASVSSAPASFDPRPSSAPREVGRSTRLRQAQWHPGTRASVPRWPQDLRLGQRAKVLLQAGGIGVGTIRYLGVFPEQNEFSVGVELEAPEQGAPDGALVGHCCFPCQPGRGVFVPFRKVLMVWD